A genomic region of bacterium contains the following coding sequences:
- a CDS encoding FlgD immunoglobulin-like domain containing protein: protein ISFLLSAPARATLVVFDARGRRVRGLLDESRPAGPASVIWDGRDDAGRALPGGVYVARLSAGSAPLAIKLSFVP, encoded by the coding sequence GATCTCGTTCCTGCTGTCGGCCCCCGCCCGCGCGACCCTGGTCGTTTTCGACGCCCGCGGCCGCCGGGTGCGCGGCCTTTTGGACGAGTCGCGCCCGGCCGGTCCCGCCTCCGTCATCTGGGACGGGCGCGACGATGCGGGCCGCGCGCTGCCGGGCGGCGTCTACGTGGCAAGGCTGAGCGCCGGTTCCGCACCGCTCGCGATCAAGCTCTCGTTCGTGCCATAG